A section of the Haliaeetus albicilla chromosome 6, bHalAlb1.1, whole genome shotgun sequence genome encodes:
- the BACH1 gene encoding transcription regulator protein BACH1 isoform X2, translating to MSLSEKNSVVFAYESSVHSTNVLLSLDDQRKQDILCDVTILVEDQRFRAHKAVLAACSSYFLARIVGQVDADLIITLPEEVTLKGFSPLLQFAYTAKLILNKDNVSEVCKCAEFLGVHNIEESCFQFLKFKFLDFKLDQQECPRKKYCTQRCQKTNPKIGNVDDGDLEVDDEAEELLEKEHIQTPDTKVCKDEENAKSSPALQDNANQTCDPIHLERSSVSSLSSQCPKYRKFQKAFGNDKVHTSESNSSIKDIRVPPIAVAFLEKEVPDNDGIQKAQEGVPMQLVSKCEETQVKMEEGEEGIEKKEESKRDSLTQNASCPVEKMDLAAFPQNSAAPHGLNSVSFLHTCEQYGNLNFSSMPNNAVLAEKTVSGTGVGNDKMESQDDTPSKVDLCTREATNMTSAGDRSSVEREVAEHLAKGFWSDIYSTEACQIHLPPAVPKECLEPVYSGKKSECPWLGIRISESPEPCSQRTFTTLSSVNCPFISNLSTEGCSNSSEISSGDYVQGQQQEQCPYNYVISLGEDSETDTEGDSESCSAREQECEVKLPFNAQRIISLSRNDFQSFLKMHKLTPEQLDCIHDIRRRSKNRIAAQRCRKRKLDCIQNLESEIEKLSEKENKVRAKCHGLETYFPEVVHHLSLCALLQQRRLMEGRSSVPYSPDELTEQVIQYAE from the exons ATGTCTCTAAGTGAGAAGAATAGTGTGGTTTTTGCATATGAATCTTCAGTACACAGTACCAATGTACTTCTCAGTCTTGACGATCAGAGGAAGCAAGATATTCTTTGTGATGTTACTATTTTAGTAGAAGATCAGCGGTTTCGGGCTCACAAAGCTGTGCTTGCAGCTTGCAGCAGTTACTTCCTTGCAAGAATTGTGGGCCAGGTGGATGCTGATCTTATCATCACTTTACCGGAAGAG gtaaCACTTAAAGGATTTAGTCCTTTACTTCAGTTTGCATACACAGctaaacttattttaaataaagacaatGTGTCTGAAGTTTGCAAATGTGCTGAGTTTTTGGGTGTACACAACATTGAAGAGTCTTGCTTTCAGTTTCTCAAATTCAAATTTTTGGACTTTAAATTGGATCAGCAGGAATGCCCTAGGAAAAAGTATTGTACACAGCGTTGTCAGAAAACAAACCCTAAAATTGGCAATGTGGATGATGGAGACCTAGAAGTAGATGATGAAGCAGAAGAACTTTTAGAAAAGGAACATATTCAAACTCCTGACACAAAGGTCTgtaaagatgaagaaaatgctAAATCATCGCCTGCTCTCCAAGATAATGCCAATCAAACATGTGATCCTATACATCTAGAAAGGAGTAGTGTTTCCAGCTTATCTTCCCAATGCCCGAAGTATAGGAAATTCCAGAAAGCTTTTGGAAATGACAAAGTTCATACTTCAGAGTCCAATTCCAGTATTAAAGACATTCGGGTGCCACCAATTGCAGTTGCCTTTCTTGAGAAGGAGGTACCTGATAATGATGGCATACAAAAAGCTCAGGAGGGTGTACCTATGCAGCTGGTCTCAAAATGTGAAGAGACTCAGgtaaaaatggaagaaggagaagaaggcattgagaaaaaggaagagtcAAAGAGAGATTCTCTGACTCAGAATGCGTCATGTCCTGTGGAGAAAATGGATCTTGCTGCTTTCCCCCAAAACTCTGCTGCACCTCATGGACTCaattctgtgtcttttttaCATACTTGTGAGCAATATGGTAACTTGAATTTCAGTAGTATGCCAAACAACGCAGTCTTAGCTGAAAAAACTGTATCAGGTACTGGAGTTGGGAATGACAAAATGGAAAGTCAAGATGACACACCTTCAAAGGTCGATTTGTGCACTAGGGAAGCCACTAACATGACATCAGCTGGTGATCGAAGCAGTGTGGAGAGAGAGGTAGCAGAACATCTAGCAAAAGGGTTCTGGAGTGATATTTACAGCACAGAAGCCTGTCAAATACATTTACCACCTGCAGTTCCAAAAGAGTGCTTGGAGCCAGTATATTCGGGGAAAAAATCAGAGTGTCCATGGCTGGGTATCAGGATCAGTGAAAGCCCTGAACCTTGCTCTCAACGAACTTTTACAACATTGAGTTCTGTCAACTGCCCCTTTATAAGCAACCTTAGTACTGAAGGATGCTCTAACAGCTCTGAAATAAGCAGCGGAGATTATGTTCAGGGACAGCAACAAGAACAGTGTCCCTATAATTATGTGATAAGTTTGGGAGAGGATTCGGAAACTGACACTGAGGGAGACAGTGAATCCTGTTCAGCAAGAGAACAAGAATGTGAG GTAAAACTGCCATTTAATGCACAAAGGATTATCTCACTTTCCAGAAATGACTTCcagtcatttctgaaaatgcataAATTGACTCCTGAACAATTGGACTGTATTCATGATATCCGAAGACGAAGTAAAAATAGAATTGCAGCACAGCGATGTCGTAAGAGAAAACTTGACTGCATACAAAATCTTGAATCTGAAATTGAAAAACTG agtgaaaaggaaaataaagttagAGCAAAGTGCCATGGGCTTGAAACTTACTTTCCTGAAGTGGTCCATCATCTTTCACTATGTGCACTTCTGCAACAAAGGAGATTAATGGAAGGAAGGTCATCAGTGCCATACAGCCCTGATGAGTTGACAGAGCAAGTCATTCAGTATGCTGAATGA